Part of the Portunus trituberculatus isolate SZX2019 chromosome 24, ASM1759143v1, whole genome shotgun sequence genome is shown below.
AGACCTCCCTCCCAGTGCAAATGGTTAGTTCTTGAGGTCCCCCTTTAGAAACTTTGTATTTGCATCTATATGAGAAATGGATGATACTGTATAtacttgttattcattattattattctttcctatCCATCACCTCATCTTTCATGCATCATATAGGAAGGATCAAGGATGAGAGGGCAAAGGTATAGCCTGTTCCCTCAAATGAATGATAGACAACCCTTTTTCTTTCGATAGGCACAATTTTGCCAGGGCAGCAGGTTTTAGAAATAAGAAACTACAGAATGTGTTCTTATGCCTGAGCATTACAATATGAAATACAACATTCTCTGCAGACTTGCTATTCACAAATGAAGAAGAGCTTCAGCAAAATCTTCCATGTCTAGTTAATTGGTCGATGGCCTTCTCCCTGTAGCATTTTTCTCCATTACCCAATACCAATAGAGGCACTAACAGTCCCCTTAACCTTCAGTCCTTCCTTGACAGATCAAACCTTGAACACCAGGACCAGACCCATGACCCAGCAGCCTCCAGGGACACACTTCCACAAGCTGTTCAACAAAAAGCAAATGCCTTCACTGACCTTCAAGAAGCTGGCAAAGAATATGGAGACTACAGAGGTGTCAACTAAAGTCTCTGAATTTGAAAATTTGAAGACCTTAATGAACAATTTGAGACAGATACTTGGGCACACCCAGCCATCTAATTCCATCAGCTTGCTACCCAGTGGGCATGGACCTTACTGCAAAGGCATTACCATCACAGGCCCTGCACACGCCATCATGAGGCAGATGTTAACAGAAGCATCCAATGCTGCCATACAGCTTAAGGTGTGTACATACAGATAATAAattgtttgtcattttacatttcccATTTGCGAAATAAATTAATTTAAATTTGAACTAACAGCAACATGAAATGATGTTGCCTGAATCTGACAGCACTCTAATTGACCAATAAGACATGAAAGGTGGAGAAAGATACCTGTAAGCAAACACATTGATAAAGGAATTGGAATGAAATGGGAAAATCTAGTGTAGATTAGATCCATCACCTTCCATTTCTTGGCTCTGCATGACACGTAATGAGAGGTAAGACATGCTTAACATAACTGTTCCTTTGAAAGAATGCTGCTGCGGCAGCGAGATCAAGGACACCAGGAAGGAACTACGCTGCCAAATGGGTGAAGTTGCCAAATTTGCAGCAGTGTGGTCACCATACATTGACCCTTACAAGGTGACAGGAATTCTTGACACAATTGACTCAACACTCAGAGACCTAATCAATAAGCGAGGGAGAATGGCAGCCACAATCCTCAAGCAGGATGACAAAACCAGAAACATTCCCAACCCCAGAAAACCCATCAAGGTGAGTTACCATCAAACATTAACAAACGTTTCTTTTTAGTTTGATTTAGTCTGAAatttctctccatctcattGGTATCATAAGCCCTCAATCAATTACTAGggacttttttctatctttccacAGAAGACCAAAGTGAACATATTCCAAGAGGTTGAGCTTCATCCACGCTGCTGTGACTAAGAGCTTGCCAGGGAGAACCCACTCATCCACTTCACTATTGCATTTGCTTTCTTAACACTGGTCCTTAGTttatagatggataaataaaggACTGATGTAACATTTCTTAGAAGATATTCaataccaatatatatatataagagataaTACTCCTCTAATCTCTCCAGCTCTTTAGGTTACTGAAAGCTACCTGATACATATCGCAAATTAATGTGGATGACTTATGAAAAGCTTAACTTAGCACCAGAATACTTCCAGCACAAATAACATAACTTTAGTCATTTGCTACACCACTGAAAGCTTCTTTTTGTGTGCACACATGACTGATTAACATATGAATGTGTACAAAGCATGAGGATAACACTAGTGTTACTCCAACAGATGCCtcaacacatccacacacaaagaaaatccCATTATGTCCATAACTACATATTACAATTATGTAGCTTTGCACAATAGCACTTCAAGTAACCAATAATATTCGAGATATTTTGCCACTGTGCAAAGACCATGAAATTATTCCCAAAAGGCTGACAACACACTGTCTTCTCAGGGAAGGGCAGGCCAAAACAGAAAATAGGAACAGAGTGCATAAAAGAAAAGCACTTCAGTGGAATGGATCATGGGCAATTAAGGTGAACTGCAACACCTAGTATGTCTGAATACAAAAGCAAACCAGATTAAATAAGTTTTGGAGGAGTGAAATGAAGGTGCTaatgggagagtaaaaattaaagAATGGGATAAGTGACTACACTTATgagaggtgctggtggagaCAGAGCTTGAACAAGTACAGAGTGTCTGAATGAGACACTGAGCCTTTATACTCAGTTGGAAACATTCCTGAAGGGAGACAGACATCACagataaagacaaagaatgatGCAATGATACAAGTGGATATCAAACAGTAAGAGATCTTAAGTTTTAACCACAATGATGGTCTGTAAGACTATTCCTTCTAGCTTCCTTTCTATTACAGGGGAAGAATgcatataatgataaaaatagcttTATTAATATCCACTAATGACTCAAAAAGTAGAACATGGACAGgtacataaaaaagtaaataaagtcaTTTTGTGAACCACTTCACTCTGACCTGTCAGGGATAAATGTCGGAAAGATTCTGGAAATCAGGAAGCTGAGAAGTTCTGCAGTacacagaaaagaaatgtgTAGTAAGAATGAAAACTTAAAATTCTCAAGTATTCAAACACTGTCTGATCATGTAAGCTCAACTGTTACATGGCAACAGTGAAACATGTCGTTTCTTGACAGAACATCCAGTTGCCCCAAGATCTACCTACTTAGTTATATCTAATAAGCAAATGTAAATCAGGGAGCCCAAAGTCAGCAGGTCAGCATCAACTTGATTCAACACCGGGGACTTATTCAAATGGGGCAGACATTGCCTTGGCCTGTGCTCGCACTCTCTTCTCATATTCCAATCGGTTTTGGctggaacaagaaaaagaaaattaaggagagCACAGGACTACAACAGATactccatttattcctattgtgCTCATCAAAATGGCATGGAACAAGAGGCACTCACCAGTAGATGGTATACAGCTTGGCCTGTGCGGGCtccatttatttctattgtgCTCATCAAAATGGCATGGAACAAGAGGCACTCACCAGTAGATGGTATACGCCTCGGCCTGTGCAGGGTCCTTGATGTTGGGATCGTTGAGGAGGTCCTGAATTCCCAAGAGAATCTGCTTGATTGTAATGGCGGGCCTCcagtccttctcttcatccagcaGGGACAGACATACTGTTCCTGAATAGTGATAAAGGAAAGTTAGCACATCTATCTATTGATATTATATTCTTAAATTTTACTTTCCAACACACATTACCACTTTCACTACTCAAATGTCTTTTCTATACACTAGGCAAGCAGTCTCACACATGTTCAAGACAAAACAAAGCCATAATTCAATCCAAAGCAACACAAGTAATTaagtcaggggttctcaacctttttaatgttaggtacccctcgaagtctttcagtattgaccACGTActccttacccacaatgcagcgtcaggaagggtaacaatagaTGCATGGTTTAtagacttagtttattaagtttaaattgtgttatatatgggGAGCAGACAAATTttaaaattaatattagtatgtttctattagagatgtaccgatgcatcggtatcggtattggaatcggtatcggcccatattttgggtatcggtatcagcttattttatgccgatacttccgatacctaaaaggaatttactacttagtgatatattcgacataagatattgatgacaccaaattaatataatacggcgtattaagtttccatgGTGATTactgtatgtcatagaatactgttttctgtggtaataaccACAACCTACCACaacctagaaatttagaataaactaaacttttttctatttaattgaaaagattaggtgaaagctcatgtttctgaattggtctactaatgtctaatgaattaatatcaaaggatgtcagatttaattaaagagaaacatacacaacaaaatgagtttcttttgctaacaatttgtgtctgttttacaattttaataattttaaaaatatttttgatcgccaaaatatcgtcaataaaattaataatgaaaatgcacaagaccaaatggtcgctaaaggagtaagaagtaagaatttaaaataactgacaagaatcagaagactgagaagatattcattccaattactgagtaatttacctttgcaaatggcttcaaaaagcttctagaattgctcctatttcacaaacgttctcttacagcatcccccaaaaaaacaaagcctcccatctgataacgctcaccgtccaccaactcatcctggtgtccagtgcagtaatcactatcagtagtagtatcggCATCGGTGGTAttggtatcggcccaattaggtggtatcggtaccggaatcggccaaaattttggtatcggtacatctctagtttctatgaggtagtgtcaaTAGGAACTGGTActtcacagggagacactatatgtgactaacatgcaatacatttaccaaaaggaactatatcagataattttcgatcattatgagAGTGAACTGGGTAGTGTTgtttgcagctagttgcaacttgtaactagtaacagtgataaataagtcaccgtgtgtgtgaataacgtataaaataataaatcagaacaaatattacaggtttgcaaggttgtgtggcaactgtaatccaagagagctttctctcaagtgatataactccaagagtttccttgttaacattGTTAATGTGTCCTGGTTCTATTGAAGGACACATCCAGCCTAGCACATGTAGACCACATTTTATACAACAAACAAATTTGCAGCTATTCAAAACTGAaacattttgagaaacctgccacgtatccccaaaattcctctcacgtacccctgtgGGTACgtgtaccccaggttgagaacccctgaatTAGGTCAATGTTCCAATATCTCCATCAAATCAACATTTTAACTGTACATCTTTTCAAGTTTACTGTTATGAGCAAAATTAATTCTgatataaacaagtaaataatagaaaacacaCCATGAAGAAACACTGAATAACATCACACACATCAATGTTTATGGTGCACATTTgccaataaatgaaaacaatataaataacaaaaaatcacTGTAAACattacagatagataaatatttaaagtttATATCTACCTGATGGGTAGACATTGGGATGGAAGAGAGGTGGTTCAAATTTGCACTTGGGTGGAGTGGAGGGGTAATCGTCTTTGAAGATCATGCGCAATCTGTACAGGCCACTCTCCCACGGTGTCTGTAGGTTAGAGAAGACAAACATCACATATACATCTTACTTAGTGGATATGAAGCTACAATGCACTTAGAAGCTGCAGGCACTCACCCCTTTCTTGCCAGGGATGGCACATTCCCAGTTCATGAGGTTCAGGGTGCCATCTGGGTTCTTTGTAGGCCGAGCAATGAACCCCTGTAAGTACAAAAGTAAATCAACAAACAaggaggaagtttttttttttgtgtttttacacAAATCTAGGACAGGTTACAATAGGAATAACACCACAggataacaataacaccaacaaacaaacaaaaatttaaGTTAACACATTAAATTCATTGTATGCCCTAAATCAGATGTTCATACTTACAAAAGGATGATCTTTCCTCCATGCCTTTCTCTCCTCAGCCAGACGAGCAATGGCAATTCCAGACATAGTGGCGAGTTAAACTGAAAGGACACCAATTGGTATTAATTTACACAGTACATATCTAACTAGCTAATTAGGTCCCGGTGATGTAGCAACAAGCACCGTCGCCTCACAGTCCAGATCTCTTGGGTTAGAATCTTGGGACTCCTTGTATAGCAATACATCTCAAAGTTAGGTTATTGTCCAGTTGTCAGTTTTACATCATTAGGTCTGTGTGTGGTATTGATACACACAGGCCTAGATGCATCTTTattcaataagaaaaacaatttggtgaatatataataaaaaataaaatgtatatataaataaataaatacataatattTAATAATTAATATTATCAAATAATAATTATGGCTTCACCATAGGTAGCCATGTCTGCTATATCCAGATTTTGAGTCTCTTGACCCTTCCTCAGTAGCTGATGGGTTGGAGTTTCCTCTGCCATGTCTGGAGTGGAAGTGAATTGGCGTGTGTCTGCATTCCTCTGAGGAACTGCCCACATatactttacatatatatatatatatatatatatatatatatatatatatatatatatatatatatatatatatatagtcacaaACAGCAATTAAAAATTAGCAGGCCAATTCCCATTATAACCCATTTATGAGAAGTAACCTAAGATTAAAGTCACAATACATTTGCCAAAGTCAATTATTAATTTCATGAAGGCAGGTGTGTTAGAGGTTGCCTGGCTGGTCAGTAATGGAAGTTGCCTGTACAATGGTGGTGTATGTCAAACCTAAAGTAATAATTAGATAATGGTTTGGCAGAATAAGGAGCCGAGGTGAGTACCTTTTAGTGAAGCAAGGGAGAGAACAATCAATGTTCAGGGTGTATGATGCCCTGCCATCCGGCCCAGGCGTCACCCACCATGCACAACACGTGGTGCTGAGGCTGCTGAGCCCGCAACCCACACCATTGTTAcacaagataaagagaaagaaaaaagaagcaaggTTTCTGATAACGCCTCAATTTTCATAATCGACATATCAGTTGTCAGTGATTCACCTCCAGTTCCAGTTATATGGCAAATAATGCAAACTGCAgcacaatgaatgaaagcttgAATAATAGAAATGGTTATATTCAAATGACATTACATTCCATTAGTTTGGCTGAAGCGGCGATAGCACCTAAATAATTTTCCTAGGTTCTGTTAACTCccacgaaaacaaaacaaacacaagaccCGTAGTAGTACTTcctccattatcaccaccaccaccgccaccacctcactGCACGTTGCCCCGCTAACGTCCTACCTTCACCTGCTTCACGTGCACGCTGATTTACTGCAGGAAACGCCGCTATGGACCATGACGGAGGCAATGACCAGCGGGGAACAAAAGAACGGGAAAACGTGCCAATGTCCGGCTGatggctgctcctcctccattcccgcCCATAACATTACTGCCTCAATTCCGCCTCTCTCAACCAACCTGCCTCACTACCCACATCTACACATGCACCAAACATTCACGAGTCACCACAGCCACTCACCACTCTCAGCTCGGCGCAGTTACTCTCACAGGAAGAACAGAATGTGACACTCCCTGGCCCACAATAACATGggctctccctcccccaccagaTTCTCCGCCTCTCCGCTTTTCCTCTAATAATTCCACAATCTTGCCCcgaactcactcactccttgctCCACACATGCCTAAAGTATTCATGGATCGAGGGCAACACTCACCTGGTTCAGCCCGGAGTGTGTAGGGTATTGGCAGGCGGAAAAACACTGGTGACGGCAGAACGGGTCTGATTCTCGCCGGTCCTCGCGGGTTCTCGGCTCTCCTCGCTACTGTCCTTCGCGCCAAATTTGAACCACCTTTACCTTCGTCGCCACTTATATTGCGGCAGGAGATCCATATGTTTCTTTCACCATTCTTATCTCGCTGGTAGAATAGAAAGGAGCTTAGGGTGTGAATAGCATGTCTATATAATATCGTAGCCAGCGACGGAAggcttatctttttcttctcgttggTGATGATATAGGAAACACTGATCTTCCTTTGACGATCAGGTGATTGAGTTCAACCCGACAATTACCAATGAAAGTAGGGATGGTGAATATTTTGGAATAAGCATTGGTATTAGGCATTTCTTGTATGTCAGTTAATTATGGCTCGTTTGTgtgtttaccatttttttttcaaaacatcAAACCAAGTAGGCTAATCAAGCATTATATACTTTCTTTTTGtaatcttttcttcactttaacAAGCCaacaagcatctctctctctctctctctctctctctctctctctctctctctctctctctctctctctctctctctctctctgttttatcatGTTAAATCATCATTTAATTCTCTAAATATGATATCGTCTAATTTGAAAATGGAGTCGACCACGCTGTAGATTTCTTACCTGTTTAGTCGTATAGTCCTTATTCATTGATTAGTAATTTGAACCGCATATACagaaagaataaacacacacacacacacacagcgggttAATCAAACATCAAATATCATTCAGTTATTCATTGTATTGTTTAAAGTAATACCAGGCTGAAGTATCCTGACGTGACGCTtgtaatactgagagagagagagagagagagagagagagagagagagagagagagagagagagagagtcatgacaGCACAAACACAGATGCTGATGTTGGTGACCTTGAAACCTTGTCCTCGCCGCCTACCCTCAGAATCGCTGCGAAAAGGTCTCGCATTGAGTTtgaacactttttctttcttgataaaACTTCCACGGAGGATTGATTTAAGTAGTgagtttctttaatttctttccgcgcgcgcgtgtgtgtgtgtgtgtgtgtgtgtgtgtgtgtgtgtcaaactttatataatttcacacacacactattccatTTTTTAGTAGTGACGTTAGACaagtttaaaaaaagaaagaaaaaaaagaggtttaGTTCAGGAAAAATATTACATCTGTCACCCTATGAGCTTTGGCACATGTTACAGTACATCTGGACGCTGGGATGCGCAGTGACAGCAGAGTCTTTTACTACCACAAGTACATACGTGAGATCTTCCCATTGCAAGCCTTCATTACGGAAACCAAGTGCTGAATTTGGCGGTATAGAGTAGTACAAACACTCATGGTAAGGCtcacattcagaaacgctttgctctctcaccatcactgctttccaaaggctcgtggttttaagggtattttttatggttctggtgagagattggcaagatttctagtttatcaaaaggaaaaactgtcttgaaaacaaATCTAGTTGTCTCTGgggtcttggaaaattgttgttgtgaatggggaaggcgtttctgaatacgggcataAAGCTCACATTcaaaaacactttgctctctcaccatcactgttttcaaaggccacagagatgatcagcagggttctcaagagtTTTTCCTGTTCATAACGTAGATActttgttaatctgtcgctagaaccataaaaaacacctttaaaaatcctTGCAACTTACTAAAACCTTTCGAAAGTACTGGAGGCTCGGtgcagaaatgtttcagaatctgGTCCTAAGAAGAGAGTGATGATTCAGTGGTATTGAAAGTGGAAAACGCTACGTGCTACAGAACCGCCAGTCGCCTATGACGCTACAAATCTATGTCTATGCTCGAGAATACACGCTTGTCGTCAGGTGCAGAAAATAATACTCGCTCACGGAACAAAAACACGATTCAACTGCTAGATAAAACTATGTGTGCTCGTTGAATATTAAGATATGAAAATACTTCGGTGCCACAAATGTCTATTAGAATCATTAATATGCAAATACCAGAGCATTTTAATACGTGTAGTGCTAATTTTTGAGGGGATGGGGGACAAAATGTGAATGTTCTGTGGGATCTACTGTGCTTAAACCTACGTATACGGTGGTGTGACTTGCTGTGggtgatgactgactgactgactgactgactgactgactgactgaccgactgactgctGCCTCTATCTTACTACACTCAtgcttatctcttccttcatgtttcAGTGTGTTCTTGATCAAACTTACCTTGAGACTTTAATCAATATCCATCCCCTCAAACCAActtcatttgtatatttattcctGTCAAAATAGCTTAATTTCTTCATACACGTCAAAACATCTTAATTTCTTCACATATTCCTCTCAAAACATAGATTGTTCTTATGATTACTTTGCCATTTGGTTCTCGATTAACTGTACCTTAAAACTAACCTCTATTCAAATCTAAGTAAATTTCCTTATCATCAGTTTTATCTGGTTTGCTGATTAAATACACAATGATTAATGCTTACTATCATCTGACGTGTTATTTGCCTGTTCCTCTGCATGACGTAACATAcactcatcatttcctctccctactGCTCAATTAGTACAGCGCATAAGTCAAACTcaacattcttttattcttgccACAAATCTTTTACTTTACTCCTCTTTTTTGTCGATTTCCACTGTTTCTGTTCGCTTGCCATGTAGTTTAGCAagcttcatttccattttcttcttggtTCTCCTGTATAACTGCAGCAAATCTGGAGCCAACTTCAGATCTCGTCGTTTTTATCCCTCTACTCGAAAGCCTTCATGTCGAACACCTGCCAGCGAGGCTCTCCACTTTCCTCAAACTCGTACTCTTGGCAAGCTTGCGTCAGGAGGCTGTGGGAAGACGGCAAATGTTAAGAAAAGGGCCATTCATGTGTTTAGTAAGATAATTGTAAGCTAGTGTGTCTACAGCATTGTAAAGACAGGTATTTAGAGTGAATCttacgcccgtattcagaaactccttcccctctcactacgacaattttccaaggccacagagacatcAATTGAGCCAGGTTTCAagccagtttctccttttaataaaccaaaaatctgtcaccagaaccgtaaaaacacccttaaaaacacgagtaccttcaagtggacctttggaaagcagtgatggtgagagaacaaagctttTCAGAATACACGCCTTGATACTACCAcggatataaaaataaataacattgaACTACATTTAGCAGGAAAACAACGTTGAAATTAtcattttaaaacacacacactggataacATAAAACGATATGACCAAGGCTCATTAAATATTAGTGCGTGCATATTTTATCATTTACATAACACGGACGACTGAGCTTTTTAGGAATCAAGAACCATGTCCAATtactgagaggggaaaaaaatgagtgatGTGAGGCGGCATCCTCCTCATCTGGCTTCCCTTCAATCCAGTCACTGATTACGACAAAAACTCTTCAAAAAAGCAAAGAACTCGTGATGGAAATGGATGAGAGCGAAGCCAAGGCCACATCAGGGAAGGCGAGGGTAAAGCTTTCGTCCTGCCACTCCGCCATGACCCAACACTCGCTCGGCAAACACTCGTAGCCTGACTTTCAACATCATCGGGAAACTTTTGCCTTCCACCCTCGCACGTCTCACCATCACGACCGTATTACGAAACGTCTCAACGtctcacctccactacattcaaaaaaGATTATTGAAGTTATACGAGTTTTAAAGATCGTTTTTATGGTAgtaatgacaaattaacaacattTAAACATTATTAAAAGAAGCAGTCTTAAGAACCCGGCCGGTCacatctttgaaaataatcgtggtggtgaagaaatgagtttaaatttttttttatgctaataATGACAAATTATGAAATTAACATCTTAACacattattaaaaagaaaagcagtCTTAACAACCCAGCTGGTCACATCTatagcctttgaaaaatagtcgtggtggtgaaAATATGAGTTTTAAAGATAGTTTTTTgtatagtaataatgacaaattaagaacatttatacattattaaaaggagaagcagTCTTAAGAACCCGGCTGGTCGCATCTATAGTCttcgaaaatagtcgtggtgagagcaaagcgtcagagcctttctttccttacccaGCCCACTGTTTGCACCCCTTGACAGGTTTCGCCAGACGGTAACACTGGAACAGCCCCGTTGAGAAGTACGCCGAGCCCACCTCCTTGGCCTCCCCGGTGCCCACGTCCTTCAGACACTTCCTGAAGCTCTCATTGCAGTCACAGTGAGTCCTGCAGTAAAGGAGGACAAGTGTGGAGATCGATCGTGAATGCAAATTTAAATGTGGGtgattgtttgtatgtatgtacacaagtgagagagagagagagagagagagagagagagagagagagagagagagagagagagagagagagagatgaggcatGAGGAAAGTAGGCTACGAAGTTAATGTATGCGAGACTGGAACCGAAGCTGAATGATTTATggcgtagtctctctctctctctctctctctctcttacatggtGAAGGGAGACTCGTTGCTGATGTTGTGCCGTGTCTGGCCTGGCTCGAGATCGTCGGGACAAAGATCGTGATCCCTGCAGCAGGCGTCCACCTCCTTCAGGGAACCGAGGTCATCCAAGCCCTCCGCTACGTTCCCAGTCCCGCACCACTTGGTTCCTGACGGAGGGAGAACAAGGGAAGGCAAGACTAAGACCAAGGGAAGGTAAGATTAAGAATAAGTCAGTCTCAAATTActtaaagggg
Proteins encoded:
- the LOC123508125 gene encoding uncharacterized protein LOC123508125 isoform X1; protein product: MIVTHLPTDLPPSANDQTLNTRTRPMTQQPPGTHFHKLFNKKQMPSLTFKKLAKNMETTEVSTKVSEFENLKTLMNNLRQILGHTQPSNSISLLPSGHGPYCKGITITGPAHAIMRQMLTEASNAAIQLKNAAAAARSRTPGRNYAAKWVKLPNLQQCGHHTLTLTR
- the LOC123508126 gene encoding SUMO-conjugating enzyme UBC9-B, with protein sequence MSGIAIARLAEERKAWRKDHPFGFIARPTKNPDGTLNLMNWECAIPGKKGTPWESGLYRLRMIFKDDYPSTPPKCKFEPPLFHPNVYPSGTVCLSLLDEEKDWRPAITIKQILLGIQDLLNDPNIKDPAQAEAYTIYCQNRLEYEKRVRAQAKAMSAPFE
- the LOC123508131 gene encoding phospholipase A2-like gives rise to the protein MGWAGVVVWAACVVTSGLAVPLPGSYFTDEAAARLLHYDLHSGDCVLFGDRRIVDEIMRELAASESPVAVVEAAELTALISACYDRSIHDKRQPPPHADNFPHIIYPGTKWCGTGNVAEGLDDLGSLKEVDACCRDHDLCPDDLEPGQTRHNISNESPFTMTHCDCNESFRKCLKDVGTGEAKEVGSAYFSTGLFQCYRLAKPVKGCKQWAGLLTQACQEYEFEESGEPRWQVFDMKAFE